From the Lathyrus oleraceus cultivar Zhongwan6 chromosome 4, CAAS_Psat_ZW6_1.0, whole genome shotgun sequence genome, one window contains:
- the LOC127135066 gene encoding uncharacterized protein LOC127135066, whose protein sequence is MGYQQITRFSELVNKSRIYDEDNHESVAHYKSLHDKKGKGKFRWNPYDGKKKVGDGKKSCGGGSYTPIKCSRCGVEGHRAPECPKCDVTCFKCGKQGHKSFDCRVGSNVTCYNCGEQGHISTKCNKSKKEQAKGKVFALSDADTFAEERLIRDFEVDLMCLPLSQLDVILGMDWLRANHIYINCFVKVILFLEPEKEGDLFLSTQQVNESVRDGAEVFMLVPSLKLSENGTMGEFLVVHDFPEVFPDEVSDLSPEREVEFTIDLIPGTSPISMALYWMSPSELKELKSQLENFLDNRFICPSVSPWDKQLFAKLSKCEFWLKEMSFLGHVISSDGISVDPSKIEVISQWEAPKSVYEIRSFLGLASYYGKFIGGFSKLSLPLTQLTRKCQAFIWTAQCEASFQELKRRLTIAPVLILPNPSEPFVVSCDASLMGLGGVLM, encoded by the exons ATGGGTTATCAACAGATTACAAGATTTTCtgagttggttaacaagagtaGGATCTATGATGAGGATAACCATGAGAGTGTTGCTCATTACAAATCCTTGCATGATAAGAAAGGAAAAGGGAAATTCCGATGGAATCCGTATGATGGTAAGAAGAAAGTTGGTGATGGAAAGAAGTCGTGTGGGGGAGGATCTTACACTCCTATCAAGTGCTCCAGATGTGGTGTTGAGGGACATCGTGCTCCCGAGTGTCCTAAGTGCGATGTGACttgtttcaagtgtggcaagcAAGGTCACAAATCTTTTGATTGCAGAGTTGGTTCGAATGTGACTTGCTACAATTGTGGTGAGCAAGGGCACATTAGTACCAAGTGCAACAAGTCGAAGAAGGAGCAAGCCAAAGGGAAAGTGTTTGCATTGTCTGATGCTGATACTTTTGCTGAGGAAAGATTGATTCgag ATTTTGAAGTTGATTTAATGTGTCTTCCATTGAGTCAACTTGATGTTATTTTGGGAATGGACTGGTTGAGGGCCAACCATatctatatcaattgttttgtGAAAGTTATTCTTTTTCTTGAGCCAGAGAAGGAAGGTGATTTATTCTTGTCTACTCAACAAGTGAATGAATCTGTGCGAGATGGCGCTGAAGTGTTTATGTTGGTGCCAAGTTTGAAGCTTAGTGAAAATGGAACAATGGGTGAATTTCTAGTTGTTCATGATTTTCCTGAAGTGTTTCCTGATGAGGTTAGTGATTTGTCGCCtgaacgtgaagttgagttcaCGATTGATTTGATTCCTGGTACTAGTCCGATATCGATGGCTCTGTATTGGATGTCAccatctgagttgaaagagttgaagagtcaactaGAGAATTTTCTTGATAATAGGTTTATTtgtccgagtgtgtcaccgtggg ATAAGCAGTTGTTTGCTAAACTTTCGAAGTGCGAGTTTTGGTTGAAGGAAatgagtttccttggccatgtgatcTCTAGTGATGGTATTTCAgttgatccttctaagattgAGGTTATATCTCAATGGGAAGCGCCAAAATCTGTGTATGAGATTCGTAGTTTTCTTGGTTTGGCAAGTTATTATGGAAAGTTTATTGGAGGCTTTTCTAAGTTATCTTTGCCGTTAACACAGTTGACTAGGAAAtgtcaagctttcatttggactgCACAGTGTGAAGCTAGTTTTCAAGAGCTGAAGAGGAGATTGACTATTGCTCCTGTTTTGATTTTACCGAATCCTTCAGAACCGTTTGTTGTGTcttgtgatgcttctttgatgggttTAGGAGGTGTGTTAATGTAG